Proteins from a single region of Chloroherpeton thalassium ATCC 35110:
- a CDS encoding DUF5074 domain-containing protein, with translation MREKSITWKNAVLKVLSLLLIFAFAGCDDDDCPTQECSTTTCAGADAALVLSEGNYESNNSTLTHYDMETNVATQNYFEQRIGRLLGDTGNDMILVDNILYIVVNNSNKLEVVDTDTWTSLAKITLEKDESGSSPREIVEYNGKLFISNFNGYVAVVDTANSYGNEIEWIQVGTQPNGITVLDGKIYVANSNYDNGYNPGSISVIDPTTLTVTQTLSDIGVNISSIATDDYGDLYVISKGNYSDASANLYVVNPTTGAITKTFDITAQSIAIHGDVGYVSVGGYDANWNYVASIYKIDVEADTVMTEDFIESSNFQTLYGLNVDPNTGDIYCLDALDYSVSGTVTVFDEDGQQTTSFKSGVNPCKVLFLED, from the coding sequence ATGAGGGAAAAGTCAATTACATGGAAAAACGCTGTCTTGAAAGTGCTCTCATTACTTTTGATCTTCGCGTTTGCCGGGTGCGATGACGACGATTGTCCAACCCAGGAATGTTCTACAACAACTTGTGCGGGAGCGGACGCAGCTTTGGTCTTGAGCGAAGGCAATTACGAGTCGAATAATTCAACGCTCACGCACTACGACATGGAAACGAATGTGGCTACTCAAAATTATTTTGAGCAGCGAATTGGGCGGCTTTTGGGTGATACGGGCAACGATATGATTTTGGTTGATAACATCCTTTATATTGTTGTTAATAACTCAAACAAACTGGAAGTCGTTGACACCGACACATGGACTTCCCTGGCAAAGATCACGTTGGAAAAGGATGAATCTGGCTCGTCGCCTCGTGAAATCGTTGAGTACAATGGCAAGCTCTTTATTTCCAACTTCAATGGATACGTGGCTGTGGTTGATACCGCAAACAGTTATGGAAATGAGATTGAATGGATTCAAGTCGGCACACAACCGAATGGGATTACCGTTTTAGATGGGAAAATTTACGTGGCAAACTCCAACTACGATAATGGATACAATCCGGGTAGCATATCTGTGATCGATCCGACGACTTTAACCGTGACGCAAACATTGTCAGATATTGGCGTCAATATTTCAAGCATTGCCACAGATGACTACGGGGATTTATACGTGATTTCCAAAGGAAACTATTCTGATGCTTCTGCTAACCTTTACGTTGTTAATCCAACCACAGGTGCAATAACCAAGACGTTTGATATTACCGCACAAAGTATTGCTATTCATGGCGATGTCGGATATGTCTCAGTTGGCGGATATGATGCCAATTGGAATTATGTTGCCAGCATCTATAAAATCGACGTCGAAGCCGATACGGTTATGACAGAAGATTTTATCGAGTCGAGCAATTTTCAAACGTTGTATGGCTTAAACGTAGATCCAAATACCGGTGATATTTATTGCTTGGATGCGCTTGATTATTCTGTTTCGGGAACAGTCACCGTTTTTGATGAAGACGGTCAGCAAACAACAAGTTTCAAATCGGGTGTAAATCCGTGTAAAGTGTTATTTTTAGAAGATTAA
- a CDS encoding cob(I)yrinic acid a,c-diamide adenosyltransferase — protein sequence MKNIHLYYGYGKGKTTAVIGLAIRALGAGQRVAMVQFDKGYDGQNEHYSERNILRKLASLGYPVKLFPTGCERMNADGTFRFGNQGQDLMEAKRALEKSKELIENGALDLLILDEGLAATAYHLIQKEDLMAVIELYEQQNRPCELVISGHKIWPEIEAKADLITEMRKVKHYFDEGVPARLGIEF from the coding sequence ATGAAAAATATTCACCTCTACTATGGTTATGGAAAAGGAAAAACCACAGCCGTGATTGGGTTGGCCATTAGGGCGCTTGGCGCGGGGCAGCGCGTTGCCATGGTTCAATTTGACAAGGGCTACGACGGGCAAAATGAGCATTATTCGGAGCGCAATATTTTGCGCAAACTCGCAAGTTTGGGTTATCCGGTTAAGCTGTTTCCAACCGGTTGCGAGCGGATGAACGCTGATGGCACATTTCGTTTTGGCAATCAAGGGCAAGATTTGATGGAGGCCAAACGCGCGCTCGAAAAGTCCAAAGAGCTAATTGAAAATGGAGCGCTTGATCTCTTAATTTTAGATGAAGGACTTGCCGCGACGGCCTATCATCTGATTCAAAAAGAGGATTTAATGGCGGTGATCGAGCTATATGAACAGCAAAATCGTCCTTGTGAGTTGGTGATTAGTGGGCATAAAATTTGGCCAGAAATTGAAGCCAAAGCCGATTTGATTACCGAGATGCGGAAAGTCAAGCATTATTTTGACGAAGGTGTTCCGGCCAGGCTCGGCATCGAGTTTTAA
- a CDS encoding BamA/TamA family outer membrane protein, with product MTTRPIRIWSLIFSFSFIQAAFAVAESPKFQQDSLSICQIYMNREAKLESSSNAGFPFIAYTPETKLLGGIAGMYYFRDKTDSTFFRPSSFTGGISYSQRKQLSLITNFDVYFNHGKYRLFGRLSYEKYPFFFYGIGRNSLESDKEKYSPETYELHLNFLNMFQKLPVGQGWNFGLTYHFRLDHLLKLERNGQLNNLSVKGINGGIVSGFGFTLNRDARNNVFSTACGSFYELTATFHTKFIGSDYTFNRYTFDARRYYAFAKDHIIAFQTYFSFIAGNPPFYLLSLLGGDQLLRGYFLGRFRDNHLAVCQAEYRFPLWWHFGLAVFGGVGEVSHRVKTFQLSEVQYGGGVGLRYFLKPDERLAIRADLGFGENSTQLYLTLLEAF from the coding sequence ATGACAACACGCCCGATTCGAATTTGGTCACTCATTTTTAGTTTTTCTTTTATCCAAGCTGCTTTTGCCGTGGCCGAGTCACCGAAATTTCAACAAGACTCCCTTTCGATTTGCCAAATTTACATGAACCGCGAAGCCAAATTGGAAAGCAGCAGCAATGCTGGCTTCCCGTTTATCGCCTACACGCCGGAAACTAAATTGCTGGGCGGCATTGCCGGAATGTATTACTTTCGCGACAAAACCGACTCAACCTTTTTTCGCCCGTCGAGCTTCACCGGCGGTATTTCCTACAGCCAACGCAAGCAACTTTCCCTTATCACAAATTTCGATGTGTATTTCAATCATGGCAAATATCGACTGTTCGGTCGCTTGAGCTACGAAAAATATCCGTTTTTCTTTTATGGAATTGGCAGAAACAGCTTGGAGTCGGATAAAGAAAAATACTCACCTGAAACCTACGAGCTTCACCTAAATTTTTTGAATATGTTCCAAAAACTTCCGGTTGGACAAGGATGGAATTTTGGACTGACTTATCACTTTCGGCTCGATCACTTGCTTAAGCTTGAGCGAAATGGACAACTAAATAATCTTTCAGTGAAAGGAATCAATGGTGGAATCGTTTCCGGTTTTGGGTTTACACTCAATCGCGACGCACGCAATAACGTTTTTTCAACTGCCTGTGGGAGCTTTTATGAACTGACTGCGACCTTCCATACCAAATTCATCGGCAGCGATTACACATTCAACCGCTACACGTTCGATGCAAGGCGCTATTATGCGTTTGCAAAAGATCACATCATTGCGTTTCAAACCTACTTCAGCTTTATTGCGGGCAATCCGCCGTTTTATCTGCTTTCGCTGCTCGGGGGCGACCAGCTTCTGAGAGGCTATTTTTTGGGAAGATTTCGGGATAATCATCTGGCCGTGTGTCAAGCGGAATACCGCTTTCCGCTTTGGTGGCATTTTGGCTTGGCTGTATTTGGCGGTGTTGGAGAAGTATCGCATCGCGTCAAAACATTTCAGCTCAGCGAAGTGCAATATGGCGGCGGCGTTGGCCTTCGCTACTTCCTAAAACCAGATGAGCGTTTGGCCATTCGCGCCGATTTGGGATTTGGTGAAAATAGCACCCAACTCTACCTAACCTTGTTAGAAGCGTTTTAG
- a CDS encoding nucleoside deaminase has product MFLDSHSYTRLMEMAFREAEKAFEKNEVPVGAVVFDSNGAIVGRGFNQVEMLCDTTAHAEMIALTSAMNTLGDKYLTDCTLAVTMEPCPMCAGAMVNAKLGRLIFGSYDAKMGAAGTVFNLTTSKFLNHQMEVIGGILEEKTTEILKSFFAQKRISAKRIG; this is encoded by the coding sequence ATGTTTCTGGACTCACACTCTTACACTCGGCTGATGGAAATGGCCTTTCGCGAGGCGGAAAAAGCTTTTGAAAAAAATGAAGTTCCCGTAGGCGCGGTGGTTTTTGACTCAAACGGCGCAATTGTCGGAAGGGGATTTAATCAAGTGGAAATGCTTTGCGATACGACCGCCCACGCCGAAATGATTGCCTTAACCTCCGCCATGAACACGCTCGGCGACAAATATCTAACAGACTGCACGCTTGCCGTCACAATGGAGCCGTGCCCGATGTGTGCAGGCGCGATGGTCAATGCCAAACTTGGCCGACTCATTTTCGGCAGCTACGATGCAAAAATGGGCGCAGCCGGTACGGTTTTTAACCTCACCACGTCAAAATTTCTCAATCATCAAATGGAGGTTATTGGGGGAATTCTTGAAGAGAAAACAACCGAAATTTTAAAAAGCTTTTTTGCACAAAAAAGAATTTCGGCGAAGCGAATCGGATAA
- a CDS encoding ImmA/IrrE family metallo-endopeptidase yields MMTFLTNLPIKREEEIAELAEFIAEEYGAAGRVDPLSIAKRKKISFSFGHYEEAFDGMLECENKSFHIYCNIDRVGEYYEPRAKFTIAHELGHYFIDEHRNALLSNFASPHPSICEHESEMPIEREADCFASYLLMPRPYFKSKAHALPIGMKGILALKWYFNTSITSTALRYVGLNIRPFLFLLWRKNQIIRAHSSCPEIMDLFGDLIVQRKILPSSSATIQALSGARAREDKFFESEISADHWFESPKEHTLVDVLLYEQSISLGKYGAITLLIPNEETVSHLNEKFILQGKAV; encoded by the coding sequence ATGATGACCTTTTTGACTAATCTGCCGATAAAACGAGAGGAAGAAATTGCCGAGTTAGCCGAGTTTATTGCTGAGGAATATGGTGCTGCCGGCAGGGTTGATCCGCTTAGCATTGCGAAAAGAAAAAAAATCAGTTTTTCTTTTGGGCACTACGAAGAGGCTTTTGATGGCATGCTCGAGTGCGAAAACAAGTCATTTCACATTTATTGCAACATCGATCGCGTTGGCGAATACTATGAACCTCGCGCAAAATTTACCATTGCTCATGAGTTAGGACACTACTTTATCGATGAACATAGAAATGCGCTTCTTTCCAATTTTGCTTCACCGCATCCTTCGATCTGCGAGCATGAATCTGAAATGCCAATAGAGCGAGAGGCCGACTGCTTCGCGTCATATCTGTTGATGCCTCGCCCTTATTTTAAAAGCAAAGCACATGCGCTGCCCATCGGCATGAAAGGCATTTTAGCGTTGAAATGGTACTTCAATACATCCATTACGAGCACGGCGCTGCGCTACGTTGGCTTGAATATTCGCCCATTTTTGTTTTTGCTCTGGCGCAAAAATCAAATCATCCGTGCGCACTCGTCCTGCCCAGAAATCATGGATTTATTCGGTGATCTCATCGTTCAACGCAAAATTTTACCATCATCATCGGCAACCATTCAAGCGCTCTCAGGGGCAAGAGCTCGTGAAGATAAATTTTTCGAATCTGAAATCAGTGCCGATCACTGGTTCGAATCCCCGAAAGAACATACGTTAGTCGATGTCTTGCTTTACGAACAATCGATTAGTTTGGGAAAATACGGCGCAATTACGCTGCTCATCCCGAACGAAGAAACCGTGAGCCACCTGAACGAAAAGTTTATTTTGCAAGGAAAAGCGGTTTAG
- a CDS encoding RNA polymerase sigma factor yields the protein MNLKARDSHLHLQLQAKSDAELLKLAANRSNQELSNQAFEVFYHRYVKYLYYACKLDYGKALGNDGVEDLVQDTFVKAFEKAATYRADNSLAQENARLRTQGWLRKIAANLFFSSFRTAQSVSTTLIHEEKWQTLTEITDDSEKADSPKMQLMKEALNTLSPKEQEIMRTIYQWYEPHTKLPSHIVEELTKQYNTTPENIRKIRSRARQKIEAYLKSHISKQQS from the coding sequence ATGAACTTAAAAGCCAGAGACTCACATTTACACTTACAGTTGCAAGCCAAATCAGATGCCGAACTGCTTAAGCTTGCAGCAAATAGATCAAATCAAGAGCTCAGCAATCAAGCTTTTGAAGTGTTTTATCATCGTTATGTAAAATATTTATATTACGCTTGTAAACTGGATTATGGGAAAGCTCTTGGCAATGATGGCGTTGAAGATTTGGTTCAAGATACCTTTGTTAAAGCATTCGAAAAGGCTGCGACTTATCGTGCAGACAATTCATTAGCGCAGGAAAACGCTCGGCTGCGCACGCAAGGCTGGCTCAGAAAAATTGCTGCCAATCTTTTTTTTAGCTCGTTTAGAACAGCCCAAAGCGTGAGCACGACGCTTATTCACGAGGAAAAATGGCAAACGCTTACAGAAATCACTGATGATTCTGAAAAGGCTGATTCACCAAAAATGCAGTTGATGAAAGAAGCGCTAAATACGCTGAGCCCGAAGGAGCAAGAAATTATGAGGACGATTTATCAATGGTATGAACCACACACAAAGCTTCCCAGCCACATTGTTGAGGAGCTAACCAAGCAATACAACACAACACCGGAAAACATTCGCAAGATTCGAAGTCGTGCTCGTCAAAAAATCGAAGCGTATTTAAAATCACACATTAGCAAGCAACAAAGTTGA
- a CDS encoding metallophosphoesterase family protein, translating to MKIAIFSDIHANLPALLNCLDHAKNLGVQKIICLGDTVGYGPFPNECLDIIKHETISVLGNHDAAIIGKQPLHSFKGTNIDVLTWTKNNITQENLHYLQQAPLTYSEDFWIAAHASPISPHKWTYLKSAAKCREILKQISHKICFVGHTHRPALAPSELGVFKLSPDYQFVINPGSVGQSRDGDLRASYGIFDSSLYEYHHFRIEYNIHETLKGYEKLNIPIRKAKALLNINETRSFFSFLDKFFV from the coding sequence TTGAAAATAGCTATTTTTTCCGACATACATGCAAATTTACCTGCCTTGCTTAACTGCCTTGATCATGCAAAAAATTTAGGTGTTCAAAAAATCATCTGCTTAGGTGACACTGTAGGATATGGACCTTTTCCAAATGAATGCCTTGACATTATAAAACACGAAACTATTTCTGTACTCGGGAACCACGACGCAGCTATTATTGGAAAACAACCTTTACATAGCTTCAAAGGAACAAACATAGATGTGCTCACATGGACAAAAAATAACATAACGCAGGAAAATTTACATTATTTACAACAAGCCCCGCTCACTTATTCAGAGGATTTTTGGATAGCCGCTCATGCCTCACCGATTTCCCCTCATAAATGGACTTATTTAAAATCTGCCGCCAAATGTAGGGAAATTCTGAAACAAATCTCACATAAAATTTGCTTTGTAGGTCACACCCATCGACCGGCTCTTGCACCAAGCGAATTAGGCGTTTTCAAACTATCTCCAGATTACCAATTTGTTATCAATCCTGGGAGCGTCGGACAAAGTCGTGATGGAGACTTACGCGCATCTTACGGCATTTTCGACTCGTCACTTTATGAGTACCATCATTTTCGAATTGAATATAATATTCACGAAACCTTAAAAGGCTACGAGAAACTTAACATTCCAATAAGAAAAGCCAAGGCACTTTTAAATATTAATGAAACGCGTTCGTTCTTTTCTTTTCTGGATAAATTCTTTGTATAG
- a CDS encoding sugar transferase, which translates to MYKFVEKHTAGGVNNTNYITVRDKIINEEQYVLQEHEKHQPIIEFYFHELVRRQTKRNRIFDIVISMLGLIFLVVLFPIIAIGIKLSTSESVILRRKCIGYRGTEFLQYKFRTARNEEDDDNPNQLNAHHGNNKQDVFPFGQFLKKVGFDKLPQLINVLKGEMNLVGPYAYSDGWTNYFNSIFRDFYKRYSMRPGITGLAQAKKHNVDNKDITTMRDLLACDIEYMKMKKKMGDIILFLKSIGAFF; encoded by the coding sequence ATGTATAAATTTGTTGAAAAGCACACGGCTGGGGGAGTAAATAATACAAATTACATAACAGTCAGAGATAAAATTATTAATGAAGAGCAGTATGTCCTACAAGAACATGAAAAGCATCAGCCAATCATAGAGTTTTATTTTCATGAGTTAGTCAGGAGACAAACAAAGCGTAATCGAATATTTGACATTGTCATATCTATGTTGGGTCTTATATTTTTGGTTGTATTGTTTCCAATTATTGCGATAGGTATTAAATTGTCTACTAGTGAAAGTGTGATTTTAAGAAGAAAATGTATTGGGTATAGAGGTACTGAATTCTTACAGTATAAATTTCGAACCGCTCGCAATGAAGAAGATGATGATAATCCTAATCAGCTAAATGCCCATCATGGAAATAATAAGCAAGACGTTTTTCCGTTTGGTCAATTTTTAAAAAAAGTAGGGTTCGATAAACTGCCTCAGCTAATTAATGTGTTAAAAGGCGAAATGAATCTTGTAGGCCCTTATGCTTATAGTGACGGTTGGACTAATTACTTTAATTCTATATTTAGGGATTTTTATAAAAGATATTCTATGCGGCCTGGTATAACCGGTTTAGCGCAGGCTAAAAAGCATAATGTGGATAATAAAGATATCACGACTATGAGAGATTTGTTGGCATGTGATATAGAGTATATGAAAATGAAGAAAAAAATGGGAGATATAATTCTTTTTCTTAAAAGCATTGGTGCATTTTTTTAG
- a CDS encoding GumC family protein — MSKDFLNGNQAVATNSGSNYPVFQRESDFLELEDDFDFKRIFSLLLRYKWLILSSVIFSTLISALAIYFSLPIYKSEGTMLVQESSGKLGRGAGSDLSNLLASTYGVGMGSTIANELFVLQSRKMSYKLAKVLLQERWQKGGELYPLLWEKYPDDSTIVSEDVLAQRIRKQLQVAQADKSADVINISFESPSPFEASRMVDLTMDTYSTLSTEQNRLMARSALEFLENEKQRVENNLRVTEEQLRDFMNQKGLIQIDAQTTDVIKILTDLESKSQEIKVQRVAIDAALQNYKQQLNSFKPGIAEQYTDAYGATLSRCQYRLAELETERLLILSRNPGLKQKEENSPELKKIQDEISVLRSEIKVITSKMLSDDQDQLSSILSATNGDIAAEILLTKRKLLELDIQRRQYDAQSAVLEQELEKKKLFFEKIPDNMIILARLKRNVDVNEKLYLTISERYAETALWEQTQFGLGRPIDYGYLPEAPIKPKKQIFLLVGFLFGLAGAVTFIYVKESLNTGIDGAEKLKKKQYPLLAVIPDMEEVIKESYDEEKYITVKGSKISTRLVSFLDVISPIAESFRRLQSNVIYSHPDEKLKLIVVTSPGKGEGKTTVISNFAVALAESGKKIILVDTDFRRPYVHKMFGLDQQPGLTETLFDGVPVEEVIMKSIVPNIDILTTGKRPSNPAAVNQSLKLRELLQSLKKKYDHVLVDTAPFGITTDAASIMKLTNGVILVVRFGQTSETELDQTVENLRQVNANIIGTVLSAFDYRKTSDHYYNSGYYKYSYKRYTDYHEEKEV, encoded by the coding sequence ATGTCAAAAGATTTTTTGAATGGTAACCAAGCTGTAGCCACTAACAGCGGGAGTAATTATCCGGTATTTCAACGGGAAAGTGATTTTTTAGAATTAGAAGACGATTTTGATTTTAAGAGGATTTTTTCTCTGTTGCTTAGATATAAATGGCTCATTCTTTCCTCAGTGATTTTTTCCACGTTAATATCTGCTTTAGCTATCTATTTTAGCCTGCCAATTTACAAAAGTGAAGGGACTATGTTGGTTCAAGAGTCTTCAGGTAAATTAGGCCGTGGGGCAGGCAGTGATCTAAGCAATTTATTAGCAAGTACTTATGGTGTAGGTATGGGAAGCACAATTGCAAATGAGCTATTTGTGCTGCAGTCAAGGAAGATGTCTTACAAGTTGGCTAAAGTATTGCTTCAAGAAAGATGGCAAAAAGGTGGTGAGCTATATCCATTGCTCTGGGAAAAATATCCTGATGACTCAACGATTGTTTCAGAAGATGTCCTTGCACAAAGAATAAGAAAGCAATTGCAAGTGGCACAAGCGGATAAGAGTGCTGATGTGATAAATATCAGTTTTGAAAGTCCATCCCCATTTGAAGCATCAAGAATGGTTGACTTAACAATGGATACTTATTCGACGTTATCAACTGAGCAAAATAGATTAATGGCACGTTCTGCATTGGAGTTCCTAGAAAATGAAAAGCAGCGGGTTGAAAATAATTTACGCGTTACTGAAGAGCAATTAAGAGATTTTATGAATCAAAAAGGGTTGATTCAAATAGACGCTCAAACGACTGATGTCATTAAAATATTAACTGATTTAGAATCAAAAAGTCAAGAAATAAAAGTCCAAAGAGTTGCTATTGATGCAGCGTTACAGAATTATAAGCAACAGTTAAATTCTTTTAAACCGGGTATAGCTGAGCAGTATACCGACGCATATGGTGCAACTCTTTCGCGATGTCAATATCGTTTGGCAGAGCTTGAAACTGAGAGGTTGTTGATTTTATCGAGAAATCCAGGATTGAAGCAAAAAGAAGAAAATTCTCCAGAATTGAAAAAAATTCAAGATGAAATTAGCGTTTTAAGAAGTGAAATAAAAGTAATAACATCAAAGATGTTAAGTGATGATCAGGATCAACTATCGAGCATATTAAGCGCTACAAATGGTGATATTGCGGCGGAGATATTATTAACTAAAAGAAAATTACTCGAGTTAGACATACAAAGGCGTCAATATGATGCTCAATCAGCTGTATTGGAGCAGGAATTGGAAAAGAAAAAGCTCTTTTTTGAAAAAATTCCTGACAATATGATAATCTTAGCAAGGTTAAAGAGAAATGTTGACGTCAATGAAAAATTATATTTGACTATTTCTGAACGATATGCTGAAACGGCGCTTTGGGAACAAACTCAATTTGGTCTTGGTCGTCCAATTGATTATGGTTATTTGCCAGAAGCTCCAATAAAACCAAAAAAACAAATTTTTTTGTTAGTTGGGTTTTTGTTCGGGTTAGCAGGCGCTGTGACTTTTATTTATGTGAAAGAGTCTTTAAATACTGGAATTGATGGTGCTGAAAAATTAAAGAAAAAACAATATCCTCTCTTGGCTGTTATTCCAGATATGGAAGAAGTAATTAAGGAATCTTATGATGAAGAAAAATATATTACAGTAAAAGGGAGCAAAATATCAACCAGGTTGGTTTCTTTTTTAGATGTTATTTCTCCAATCGCGGAATCTTTTCGTCGTTTACAAAGCAATGTAATCTATTCACATCCTGATGAAAAATTAAAACTAATTGTTGTTACAAGTCCTGGAAAAGGAGAAGGTAAGACAACCGTTATATCAAATTTTGCAGTAGCTTTGGCAGAAAGTGGAAAGAAAATTATTCTTGTGGATACTGATTTTAGAAGGCCATATGTCCATAAAATGTTTGGTTTAGATCAGCAACCAGGTTTGACAGAAACGCTCTTTGACGGAGTTCCTGTTGAAGAGGTCATAATGAAAAGTATTGTGCCAAATATAGATATATTAACAACAGGAAAAAGGCCTTCTAACCCAGCAGCAGTCAATCAAAGTTTAAAGTTGAGAGAATTGCTGCAAAGTTTAAAGAAAAAGTATGATCATGTCTTAGTTGATACAGCACCTTTTGGAATAACCACTGATGCAGCATCTATCATGAAATTAACAAATGGTGTTATATTGGTAGTCCGGTTTGGACAAACCTCAGAAACAGAATTAGATCAAACAGTTGAAAATCTCAGACAGGTTAATGCAAATATTATAGGTACAGTCCTTTCTGCTTTTGATTATAGAAAAACTTCTGACCATTATTATAATAGTGGTTATTACAAGTATTCTTACAAGCGTTATACGGATTATCATGAAGAAAAAGAGGTGTAA
- a CDS encoding lipopolysaccharide biosynthesis protein, whose product MSLKQKAIHGFIWSFIDAFAGQGVQFIIGIILARLLSPHEFGIIGMLTIFIAVSQSFINSGFANALIRKKNCTQVDYSTVFFFNVFVGTLFFVLINIVSSSISVFFNEPKIELVLSVLCFVLIIDSFSIIQRTILTKRIDFKLQTRISVISGFIAGIIAVLAAYNDFGIWSLVLLQLIRQSLVGIFLWLWNDWRPTIVFSFDAFKEMFGFGSKLLISGLIDTIYKNIYYFVIGKYFSPVELGYYSRADQFKNLPSQNITGIIQRVSYPVLVKQQDDIPMLRNSYRKLIRSIMFLTFVLMLGMAASAKYIILVLIGEKWFNSIIYLQMLCFVGMLYPLHALNLNMLNVQGRSDIFLWLEIIKKILAIPIIIIGISFGIKSMIMGMMINTWIAYYLNSYWSGKLIGYSMLEQLKDIFPSFILASISAIVIYLTGEILNTSDFIVLAIQIILGILVTIGVSEAIKFQDYFYLKGILVEKFSTLKI is encoded by the coding sequence ATGTCGTTAAAACAAAAGGCGATTCATGGTTTTATATGGAGCTTTATTGATGCTTTTGCCGGTCAAGGGGTACAGTTTATAATTGGTATAATTCTTGCCCGTCTTTTGTCTCCACATGAATTTGGAATTATTGGGATGCTAACTATTTTTATAGCTGTGTCTCAGTCTTTTATAAATAGTGGTTTTGCAAATGCTCTTATTCGTAAAAAAAATTGCACTCAAGTAGATTATTCTACTGTCTTTTTTTTTAATGTATTTGTAGGAACTTTATTCTTTGTTTTAATCAATATTGTATCTTCCTCAATAAGTGTTTTTTTTAATGAGCCAAAAATTGAGTTGGTTCTTAGCGTTTTATGTTTTGTATTGATTATCGATTCATTTTCAATTATCCAACGTACGATTCTTACCAAAAGGATTGATTTTAAATTACAAACAAGAATTTCTGTTATTTCTGGATTTATAGCAGGAATAATCGCTGTTTTAGCAGCTTATAATGATTTTGGCATTTGGAGTTTAGTTTTACTTCAATTAATACGCCAAAGTTTAGTTGGTATCTTTTTGTGGTTATGGAATGATTGGCGCCCAACCATCGTGTTTAGTTTCGACGCATTTAAAGAAATGTTTGGATTTGGAAGCAAGTTGCTTATTAGTGGTTTAATAGATACAATTTATAAAAATATTTATTATTTTGTAATTGGTAAGTATTTTTCTCCTGTTGAACTTGGATATTACTCAAGAGCGGATCAATTTAAAAATTTACCTTCACAAAATATAACAGGGATTATACAACGAGTAAGTTATCCTGTTTTAGTAAAACAACAAGATGATATTCCTATGCTTAGAAATAGTTATCGTAAATTGATTCGAAGTATTATGTTTTTAACATTTGTTTTAATGTTGGGAATGGCAGCTTCGGCAAAGTATATAATTTTAGTTTTAATAGGTGAAAAATGGTTCAATTCTATTATATACCTTCAAATGTTGTGCTTCGTTGGAATGTTATATCCTCTTCACGCATTAAATCTCAATATGCTTAATGTACAAGGTCGTTCGGATATCTTTCTTTGGTTGGAAATTATAAAGAAAATATTAGCTATTCCAATCATTATAATTGGAATTAGTTTTGGTATCAAATCTATGATTATGGGAATGATGATTAATACATGGATTGCTTATTACTTGAATAGTTATTGGTCTGGAAAACTCATTGGTTATTCTATGTTAGAACAGCTAAAAGATATTTTCCCTTCATTTATTTTAGCTTCTATTAGTGCGATTGTGATATATCTCACGGGTGAAATATTAAATACTTCAGATTTTATCGTTTTAGCAATACAGATTATTCTTGGAATTTTAGTTACAATTGGTGTATCTGAAGCAATTAAATTTCAGGATTATTTCTATTTAAAAGGAATTCTAGTGGAAAAATTTTCAACGCTTAAAATATGA